The stretch of DNA TGATTTTTGATCGACGTGATCGGCAGCAATTAACACAGGATCAGCATGACGCCCGTTGATTTGCATTGCCATTCAAATATCTCGGATGGCTTATTGCCCCCCGACGAAGTGGTGCGCAAAGCCCATGCCCGGGGTTGCCAGTTGTTCGCCTTAACTGATCACGACGATACGCGCGGCTTGGCGTTGGCCAAAGCGACCGCCGACGAGTTGGGGATGCAGTTTATCAACGGCGTCGAGATTTCAGTGAGCTGGGGCAAGCATACTTTGCACGTCGTCGGCTTGGGTTTTGATGCCAATAATGACGCCTTGCTGGCCGGTTTGGCACATGTCCGCTCTGGCCGTGCTGAACGTGCCGAGCGGATGGCGGCAGCTTTGGAAAAGCTGGGTATTGAAGGTATTCTGGAAGGCGCGCGCCGCCACGCTGATAACCCTGAAATGATTAGTCGCTCGCACTTCGCGCGGTTTTTGATTGAAACCGGTCGCTGCAAAGATATGAAATCGGTATTTAAAAAATTCATGGTGCGCGGCAAACCCGGTTTTGTTGAGCACGAATGGGCACGCTTGCACGAGGCCATTGATTGGATACGCGGGGCAGGTGGTGTGGCGGTGCTGGCGCATCCGGGGCGCTATGATATGGGTAACGAAACCATGCGCGTGCTGCTTACCGAGTTTAAACGCTTGGGCGGTGAAGCGATTGAAGTCGTTTCTGGCAGTCACGGCCATGCGGATGTCGGGCGTTTTAATCACTTGGCTAAAGAGTTTGGCTATCTATGCTCAAGTGGTACCGATTATCACGCCACCGGTGAAGGTGCACGCGAACCGGGGATGAATGCCGATTTGCCAATTGGCTGCGCACCAGTCTGGACGCGTTGGGCGCCGGATTTGCAGCCCTTGGCGGCCTAGTTAAATTTGCAACTGATGACGGCGCGAGCCGCATAAACCAATAGCGATCAAATATGTCACAGTTTTTTTCAATTCACGCCGAAACGCCGCAAGCGCGACTGGTTAAACAAGCCGCTGACATTATTCGTGGCGGTGGCTTGGTGGTGTACCCAACCGATTCTTGCTATGCACTGGGTTGTTCGCTGGATAATAAAGATGGCTTAGAGCGTATTCGCCGCATCCGCCAACTTGATGACAAGCATCATTTCACTTTGGCCTGTAGCGATTTGTCTCAATTGGGTAGCTACGCCAAAGTAGATAACCGCACGTTTCGGATGCTTAAAGCCGCCACGCCGGGTAGCTACACCTTTATTTTGCAAGCGACTAAAGAAGTGCCGCGTCGAGTGTGGCACCCTAAAAAGCAAACCGTTGGCCTGCGTGTACCGGATCATCCAGTGGCCTTGGCCTTGCTAGAAGAATTGGGTGAACCAATGTTATCGACCACCTTGCTGTTGCCCGGCGAAGAATACCCAATGACCGATGCGTGGGAGATTCGTGATCGCCTTGAGCGCGAAGTCGATTTGGTGATCGAAGGTGGTTATTGTGGTACCGAACCGACGACGGTGGTGGACTTATCGGATGACTATCCGGTAGTGCTGCGCGAAGGCAAAGGCCCACTAACACCATTTGGCTTGTAATTTCTTGATGTATATGACTGTGGGTCTTGCTGATCAATGCCCCTGGCTGTATACCTATTGGTTTAAAGGATGTGATGGAACTTAACCTAATCCAGAATATTGCAGTGTGGGCTTTGCCAGTGCTGTTTGCGATTACCGCGCATGAAGCCGCGCACGCCTATGCAGCCAAGCGCTTTGGTGATCCGACGGCATTTTTAATGGGCCGTATGACCTTTAATCCGCTCAAGCATATTGATCCAATCGGGACAGTAGTGTTGCCACTGATTTGTGTTTTGTTACCCGGCGGTTTTTTATTTGGCTACGCCAAACCAGTGCCAGTCAACTTTAACGCTCTGCGCAACCCCAAGCGCGATATGCGCTGGGTGGCTGCCGCTGGCCCATTGGCTAATTTGGCAATGGCCTTACTGTGGGCCTTAGTACTGCGCTTTGCGATGGGGGCACTTGATGGGAACAGCTTTCAACTGCCGCTGGCATTGATGGCGCAAGCCGGGATACAGATCAATGTTGTGCTGATGGTGCTGAATTTGTTGCCAATCCCGCCGCTGGATGGTGGACGAATTTTGGTGTCGCTATTGCCACGCGACTTAGCTCGGCTTGTGTCGCAAATTGAGCCTTATGGCATTTTTATCCTGATTGCACTGGTTTTGGTGCCTGGTTTGCTAAGTTCAATCATGTCGCCATTTATTCATTTGGTTATGCGACTAGTAAGTGTTGTGCTGTAACTACTGCTAGTTTGCGTGGGGTCTGTGATGAGTGATCGAAAACAAGGCGGTATTTGGCTGCCGATCGCATTGATTGTGATTGGTGCGGGTTGGTTATTGCACCGCTTGGATATTGTACCTAGCGTTAACTGGATTGTGATTTTGGCATTGGTGTTTGCCGGCTCTGCCGTGTTGTGGTTAGAGGGCTTGAATAAATCGACCGTGGTGATTGGCCCGATGTTGATTGCGGGTGGGGTTAGCACGTTTTTGCAGCAATATTTCGCATTTTCCCGCGCGGTGCAAATCCCCTTGCTATTGATTTTATGCGGTTTATTGATGCTGCTAGCGCGTTCGCCACAAATCCCTGCTGCTCCCCCCAAACCTTGGGAAAA from Chitinibacter fontanus encodes:
- a CDS encoding 3',5'-nucleoside bisphosphate phosphatase produces the protein MTPVDLHCHSNISDGLLPPDEVVRKAHARGCQLFALTDHDDTRGLALAKATADELGMQFINGVEISVSWGKHTLHVVGLGFDANNDALLAGLAHVRSGRAERAERMAAALEKLGIEGILEGARRHADNPEMISRSHFARFLIETGRCKDMKSVFKKFMVRGKPGFVEHEWARLHEAIDWIRGAGGVAVLAHPGRYDMGNETMRVLLTEFKRLGGEAIEVVSGSHGHADVGRFNHLAKEFGYLCSSGTDYHATGEGAREPGMNADLPIGCAPVWTRWAPDLQPLAA
- a CDS encoding site-2 protease family protein, whose translation is MELNLIQNIAVWALPVLFAITAHEAAHAYAAKRFGDPTAFLMGRMTFNPLKHIDPIGTVVLPLICVLLPGGFLFGYAKPVPVNFNALRNPKRDMRWVAAAGPLANLAMALLWALVLRFAMGALDGNSFQLPLALMAQAGIQINVVLMVLNLLPIPPLDGGRILVSLLPRDLARLVSQIEPYGIFILIALVLVPGLLSSIMSPFIHLVMRLVSVVL
- a CDS encoding L-threonylcarbamoyladenylate synthase; translated protein: MSQFFSIHAETPQARLVKQAADIIRGGGLVVYPTDSCYALGCSLDNKDGLERIRRIRQLDDKHHFTLACSDLSQLGSYAKVDNRTFRMLKAATPGSYTFILQATKEVPRRVWHPKKQTVGLRVPDHPVALALLEELGEPMLSTTLLLPGEEYPMTDAWEIRDRLEREVDLVIEGGYCGTEPTTVVDLSDDYPVVLREGKGPLTPFGL